The genomic region TATGGTGCCCACGAAATGGGCAATCCATGTCATGCCAACCACACACGAAATGGATATCCCATTTCCATGAGGGCAGCAGCGAAATGGAAGGAGGAATTCACGGCAGGCATAAGCGAAATGGGTGTACGGCTGAGTTTAGAATCCATCTCTCCTGTACCGCACACGAAATGTCACAAATTTGTGTGTACTGCACACGAATTGGGACAACGGCTAGGCTATAAAAACCCTTCGCCAGCAAAAGTAAACCCACATTCCTCACTCTCACTTCTtctacccttctttcttctcCGAAAATTCCACTCTCACAGGAGCTAGTTTCACTAATTTTTGGGTGTCATAATAGCATCTGAATATATTTATGTGGTCATATATCCCAATGGTGAAATTTCGTATACAGGTGAGGGAGTGACCTTTATGTGTGACGACCCACTTTGGATAATGATTTCCCCACAGTCTTGTCTGCAACAACTTAAAAATATGATTCTGATGAACACTGGGCTGATTGGAAAAAAGGAGATCAATACGCTTATTTACAGGATGCCCGTTGCTGTAGCTAATTCGTTTACATATCAGAAAATGCACATTAAATCTGACCAGCACGTGTCGATGATGTTTTCATATCATCGTAGCATCGGAAGCATCTATTCGATGGAACTCTGCGTGAAGCTCCAAGATGTGGGGGGAAGCTCATCTAGTTCGAATAACGTGGAGGAAATGCGAAATTCCGGTGCTGGTGAAGGCATTCCATTTTTGGACATAGGTAGGGGTCGTAGTCCGTCCTTTAATGCCTTCGTGGCCCCCGCCCAGAATACAGAAATACCTGACCGACGTCCCTTCCCGAATGTCCATGTTGCATATCCGGAAGGAATGGCCGACGGGTTGGCTGACTCATCTGAGGAAGACGAGATTGAGAATGATAGTGGAGAGGAAGCAGAGGTTGTTCCGGAAACCCAACCGGTTCAGGGCGAAAGGGTCATCCCAAGTGTTGTTGAACCGATCAATGTTGCAAGGGTCGGAGCTCTTTCCAGCGGCACCCCCGACCATTACCTGCACCTCAGTCTTGGTCCAATGAACTCGACGAATGCAGAGGACATACCCAGTAACTATGGATTGACAGGTGAAATGGAGCTAGAGGTTGGCCTGAAATTCCTGACTAAGGATGCAGCAATGCTTGCTGTTAAGAACTATAACATACGTCGAAGTGAGGAATTCAAAGTAGTGGAGTCAGATCATACCAGGTATGTTTGTCGATGCAAACTTTTTGGTGAGCAATGTTCCTGGATGGTGAGGGTTGCGAAGACGAGGGCGTCCAGATTTTGGGAAGTTCGAAAATACCAAGGGCCTCACACATGTTTGGCGTCCGCGACTTCCCAAGATCATGCTCAACTGGATTCAAATGTCATATGCCAGCACATATTCCCCATGGTTCAAGCAGACGCAACGATTTGCATAAAAGTGTTGCAGGGGTCCGTGGAGTCGGCATACGGATACAAGGTGTCTTACAAAAAGGTTTGGCTAGCGAAGCAAAAGGCAATAGCGAGAATTTATGGAGACTGGGATGATTCTTATAACCAGTTACAGAGATACTTCAATGCGTTGCAAACCTTTGTTCCAGGTAAGCCTATCTATCGGATTGCATACTAGTTTTGTAATAGTTTTCATGCTCTTACGAATTTGCCGTTTCGTCATAGGGACAATTGTTGACCTACAAACCCGACCATACTACGTCGGCAACACCCTCGATCGTGAAAGCGTCATGTTTCATTAAGTTTTCTGGTCATTCCCATCGTGTGTTGAGGCATTCAAGCACTGCAAACCTCTAGTTTCGATTGATGGAACACACCTGTATGGTAAGTACACTGGTACCTTGTTGATGGGAATAGCACAGGACGGAAACAACAACATTCTTCCCATAGCTTTCGCGCTAGTGGAACGGGAGAACACAAATGCATGGTACTTCTTTCTGACCAACTTAAGGAGACATGTGGCTCCGCAACCAGATGTTCTACTGATCTCTGACAGGCATGCTGCCATAAAGGCTGCGCTGGAGCGAGAGGGTTGTGGCTGGGAACACAATGTTTACTGTGTCAGACACATTGCGTCCAATTTCGCAACAAACTTCAAGAGTAAAGAAGCCAAAAGACATCTTGTTAGCGCGGCATACTCGAAGACCCAAGAGCAGGCACAGTACTACCTAGAGTTAATCAGCGCGGAGGATCCAGCCACGTCCCCGGCAATGATGGCTTGGATAAGAGGGTTAGAGCCACCGAAATGGCTCCAACACCGCGATGAGGGGCGCCAATATGGTCACATGACAACGAACCTTTCTAAGTGTATCAACTCCGTGATGAAGGGCACTCGTAACCTTCTGGTGTGTGCAATTGTGAAGTCCACGTACCACCGTTTAAATGCGTTGTTTGTCTAGAAGAGTCGGCAGGCAGAAGCACAGGTTGCATGTGGCCAGATGTTCTCACAGTTCTTGCAAAAGGCAATACTTGCCAACAGGGAGGGAATCACGCAGATGCATCTGGGATCCGGCTGTGTCACCTACATAAACAGATCTCCTCCTTCCGACAGGGGGGTGACTACCTGAATCAGACGGTCGAAGTGCAAGTCCTAAGTCGGTGGGTGTGCGTGGTGATGCCTGGGAAGGAATGAATTGATCTAGCCGTTAAATAAAGATGAAAAGTTTGTCCAACCAACTCGATCCATAGAGTCAATCAGGTCCTGTGTACCGCCCCCCTGCGATGAACCACCCTCCTCATAGGTACTATTGTAAGGCTTATACTGATGGACCGTGGATGACTGAAAGGGGTCCTCTGCGACGAAAGGCTGCGGGTAGTAGACATCTCCAGGGAAATTCACATCCACCGGTGGATGATCCTGTTGACTCCAAACATTAACCTGACCTGGATCCGGAACTGGAGTGTCTGGGACCTGCATCTCATCAGCTCCGACAGCCTGATATCTTCCACGGCGGGAACGATGGCGTCTCCTGTCCTGCGAAACTGCTGGTAGCTGAACGACTGGGCCTCTACCGTACTCTGCCGGAGCCCCTCTCGGAATATCATCTCCTCGGGGATCATGGAAGGCCTCCGGGGGTGACAGAAACCTCTTTGTTCTCGAGCAATACCACCTGTAATAATCATGACTGGGATGCAAGGTATCTGCCCTATCAATCTCTAGCCGATATGATACAGTCCGTCTGTTTGCCCATACTTCAAACCATGTCTGCAGGCGGATGGGCCACCATCCATCGTCGTTTCGAGCCGACTGGCGATGGAAGGTGTCTATGTTTAATGGAGGGTTCGGTGGACCTTGTTTGCCGCCAAATTGCCGCATGACTCTATCGATGTTAACAATCTCGATCCAGCGGAACAGAATAAGTGGCATGACCGCCGTATATAAATCCCCATGCGGAGCACCAAGAAAGTCCGCAGGCACCCTCGACAAAATACGTGCATCCCTGTATGGCATCCACACAAACTACCAAATCCAAATGTCATTTACACAGGTAGACTAAATTTCATGGGAAAAAACAATATCATGCGAGAGTGATGCAACAGGAATAGTTACCTCATCCACCTTCAAATTGTCCAACCTAAGCCGGTGCCTTTGTAGACGTTGCTCGGCGTAGTCATTCTTTCCTCTCTTGCCCGCCCACCTGCGAAAGAACAGAATGATCTTATAACCACATTTAAAAAATTACGCAGAGGAAATAAGAACACAAAGCACAAATAAAGAACATATGGAAGAAAAATTTATTACGTTGTAGCTACCTATAAACGTGTATGGGCTCGTCACGTCCGGTGCCCAGAAAGGAAGCCTGAAGTATATCCAAGACATCAACAGTGTATGACAACCAGACATTCCCTCGACGTTATAATCAGTCGCTAGGCACATGCCTCTATACAACCAACAGAGCACGGCACTACCCCAACTATATGTACTAATGGCTTCATAGTTTGCTAGGAGAGGAAGATAACGTACGTGAACCGTGTTGTTCGCTTTGTCAGGAAGTAAAACGCCACCCAATAAATACATAATGTAACAACGTGCATACCGTACGAGGGCCTCATCGGGAGAGTCAAGAGGCATCTGTTGCAGTCTACTCCTGAGCCACTTCAGTTTTATGTTATACTTCGTGGTCCCAACATGTCCGTCAGGAACTTCTCCAAGGAGTTCCTCACACCATTGCCAAATATCTCTCTGGTGGTACTTACTCCATGACCTCAGAGTGCCACTGACCGGTTCACCGTCGATTGGTAACCCCACCTGCATGGCAACATCCTCCAAAGTGATAGTACACTCACCCCATGGGAGGTGGAATGTATGGGTCTCAGGACGCCATCTCTCCACAAGAGCGCTAATCATTGGGTTGTCGTACTCAAAACGCTTTATCAGAGACGCATAATAGAAGCCGGCTCTTCTTAGATACGGCTCCAGCATCTGCCTCCTAATCTCCATACTCGGATCTGCTTCGTCTACAGAGAAAACATCGACCAGCGTGCCATGCGGAGTCAACACACGTGCCGGCTGAAATTGAAATAGATCAAAACACAATTAAATAGTTTAaaacaattatttaaattattaacaaaattttttatattttaattaaaaaaaataaactcacCTTAACATGTAAATGAGCAGAAATGTGAAATTCATCCAACCTATTAAGATTTTCTTCCACATTAATTCCACTTCCActcattattttaataattaaattactcatcaacttctcttttttttcaccgAAGCAACCCACTACTTCACTTCTCCTTTTTACCTTTGCTTTGGTCCCCTCCCCTCCCACAACCTCCTTTTATATGCTTCAAACTCACAACCCAACAATAAATTGCCTCACTTTCACCCAATGCATGCACGTACAGGAACTGCAAACTTGCTGCTTTGACTGCCCCCCTCCCCACCCCATTTCGTGCCTGCCACACTTGAGGAAGGCCATTTCGTGTGTGCCTACCATGAAATGCCCAAACTCGTGGATGACACACTTGATTTGGTCCATTTCGTGTGTGCCATCAGTGAAGTGCTCCATTTCGTGCTTGCCATGCGTGTAATGGTCCAATTCGTAGACACCAAGCTTGAGTTGCTCCATTTCGTTTGTGGCAGGAACGAAATGGTTTGTGTCAGTTCCCTGATCCCATTTCGTGGACACCCTCCTTGATGTGTATATCATTTTCATTTCGTGGTTGCTCCTTGCGAGTTGGGGGTGCGCATTTGCAGAAACATTTTTAACCATGCGCATTTTGGGAATTAAAGTTAAAGCCATGCGTATTTACGTAAAAAAGCCGAATTTCAATATGTCCTGCACTCACACCCTCTTAAGAAATAAGGCAATTCTTTTGATGTGCTTTTCAGAACAAAAGACTCATCATTAAAAGGTCTTTTCCTTAAGGTGAATTTTCTCTCAACATTAAAAGGTTTCTTACCATCCTTTGCAAACGAAAGTACTTATTCTAATACTAGCAAccttttttttaacaaaagaaaaattagttTGTTGGTGAGAGTTGAGAGAAAAGTTTAAAAATGCAAATGGCTGGGGGTTTATAAATAGTTGGGTGAATAGGGCTTTAAATACTTTAAtctatctttaaaattttttaataagataCTTTAGTTTTTCATAAATTTTAACTATTAAATTaggttttaaatttcaattattatttattattgagCAATGCTAAGAATGTACCTATGTTTGTCCGTTTTTACACGCAAAAAAGTGATGAACTTGCATACTATGCTGCTATGCCAGTTGTTAATTTTCACAAAAATGGGAAAAAAAGAACTTACTAAAAAGTAAAACTTGAAAGAATGAAGATATAGATTGATTGtctttgtttatttcttttttttttctattattttttaaaaggaGAACggactaactaaataactaaagaTATTCCATTATATTTGATATAGAattagttaaaagttaaaaacatATATGAATGTCACGATAACTAAATAACAAGTTAcgctttttaattttcatatggAAGTATAGTATGTGTTGGACGTCGTTATagataggggtgtgcatggctcGACCCGGTCCGAAGACCCAATCCAGTTTCGAACATTTTAGGAGttattttggtgtgatttcaccgggtTTAGGGTAGGGTAAGGATCTCAAAAATAGATCCGGTCATTATTTCAGGTCGGGTCCGTTCCACGGCTCGGGTCActcgaagtcggcccggtggcccggtcatcatacacaattaatattttgtaaaccttaatatcttgtgttattagttattataagactataagttaatgttttatgtttaaaatgcataagattttagactaatgtataatattatgttatttatattgatttaaatatttggtgttattagacaatattagtattgattatggttatgctttaattttaaagaagagttggttcttgttatatttttctaagtgaaatttaccatgtcaaataatggttggagtcttgaaaatttggatattttcatatgctagcttataagaaagTATCAAGGTATTGTAGTCTTAACggtccggttttcacccggtttttatccggtataatcgtggcccgaaagtatataagtttcatcgggtttaggaccgggttcgggtctaataaataggcccggtatatatttcgggtcgggtctgggtcacatcaaacccgattTCACCCGACCCGTGCACACCCCTAGTTATGGAGAAGGGGGATGCTTCACCTGAGTGTGGTGTCAGGTAAACCATAAATCAAACCGTGTGTCTTGTATGATGCTATCCGGACGGTCCGTGTTGTAGGTGAGAAAACGGATCCTCCGACTTGTGTTTTCCCTGCCACTTGTCGCGCTCAGCTGGCTCCCTCTAACGGTGCCCTACCCAACATTAAGCTCCCACACTCACTATCCGTTTTCACTTTACTCTTTTCACCAAACAACATCTATTACCAGttcctcttcttcctttttccaCCCTCCAAACTTGCATGGTGATAGCAAGCTGAAGAtgccaaagaaaaaaaatttagaaatgtTGATCGTTATGAACTTCATGTTATACATTATCTCAGTGATCTAAAAtatgtaagttttttttttaattttttttatatttcgtaattataattattattgttcGGTGGTTAATTATTATTGTTGTGGTTATAAATTGAATTTAGAAATTATTATCATTTTTACCAGATgtaggttttttttattttttaatattttttaattaaaattattattgttaagaagtttattattgttgttgttattgttagaaGCTGAATAGAAATGTGTATTATTTTTGTACTCTATCATCTAAAATAATACACTTTCAAAAGTACTCTATCATTCATTTCTCTCGTTCTACTAGATAATAACAGAAATCACACTAACAAATTTTTGAATTAcataccatgaaaaagaaaaatacaaatgcagagaaagaggaagaagacgagcaaacttaaaaaaaaacacGGAATTTAGACGGTTGAACGAGTTGCacacttttatattttcaataaccCTAAATCGGAGCCACCCGacttgtttgtttattttttttttctgatgtATCCATTATCTATAGCATCACAAGTCATAACCAACTATTATAATTGGTGTATAGTATTTATATTGGGTTGTTTTGTACTCTAATTGAATggaaattttaaatttcagtttaCTGATTTATTTCGCAGCACTATTATTTAAGTATATTTTACTTGGTTGATCcagtattaaatttttttatccttATTATTTATCATCTATTTTTTACTTTAGATGTATGGAAATAAAAGGACATTTGCCAACATATACTATCATTGTTCTCTAGTTCTAACTATTTATTTATaatcttcattttttttaatcaaagataGGAGATTTGAATCCGCAACCtgagtatgaggagactatgccatttgagctattagtCATTGACATTTATAATCCTCA from Arachis ipaensis cultivar K30076 chromosome B02, Araip1.1, whole genome shotgun sequence harbors:
- the LOC107627918 gene encoding uncharacterized protein LOC107627918 produces the protein MPVAVANSFTYQKMHIKSDQHVSMMFSYHRSIGSIYSMELCVKLQDVGGSSSSSNNVEEMRNSGAGEGIPFLDIGRGRSPSFNAFVAPAQNTEIPDRRPFPNVHVAYPEGMADGLADSSEEDEIENDSGEEAEVVPETQPVQGERVIPSVVEPINVARVGALSSGTPDHYLHLSLGPMNSTNAEDIPSNYGLTGEMELEVGLKFLTKDAAMLAVKNYNIRRSEEFKVVESDHTRYVCRCKLFGEQCSWMVRVAKTRASRFWEVRKYQGPHTCLASATSQDHAQLDSNVICQHIFPMVQADATICIKVLQGSVESAYGYKVSYKKVWLAKQKAIARIYGDWDDSYNQLQRYFNALQTFVPGTIVDLQTRPYYVGNTLDRESYTGTLLMGIAQDGNNNILPIAFALVERENTNAWYFFLTNLRRHVAPQPDVLLISDRHAAIKAALEREGCGWEHNVYCVRHIASNFATNFKSKEAKRHLVSAAYSKTQEQAQYYLELISAEDPATSPAMMAWIRGLEPPKWLQHRDEGRQYGHMTTNLSKCINSVMKGTRNLLKSRQAEAQVACGQMFSQFLQKAILANREGITQMHLGSGCVTYINRSPPSDRGVTT